The following proteins come from a genomic window of Motilibacter peucedani:
- a CDS encoding carbohydrate kinase family protein, with product MHIAVTGSIATDHLMHFPGRFTDSLVAGKLDKVSLSFLVDELEVRRGGIGANISFGLGQLGVRSSLVGSVGPDFADYRAWLEGHGVDCESIHVSSRATARFVCTTDADHNQIASFYAGAMSESSECRLAPVAERLGGLDLVLIAPDDPAGMLRHTEECRERGYAFAADPSQQLARMHRDEVRALVEGATYLFTNEYEAALIEQKTGWSADDLLRRVRTRVTTLGPLGVLVERLGEPSLRVGTVHVTERVDPTGVGDGFRSGFLAALSWGLSTERACQLGALVAAHVLETMGTQEYVLDPAASLARLSVAFGPEAAAEIGAHLPAVAQPAL from the coding sequence GTGCACATCGCCGTCACCGGTTCGATCGCCACCGACCACCTCATGCACTTCCCGGGCCGGTTCACCGACTCGCTGGTCGCGGGCAAGCTCGACAAGGTCTCGCTCTCGTTCCTCGTCGACGAGCTCGAGGTGCGCCGCGGCGGCATCGGCGCCAACATCTCCTTCGGCCTCGGCCAGCTGGGCGTGCGCTCCTCGCTCGTCGGCTCGGTGGGGCCCGACTTCGCCGACTACCGCGCCTGGCTCGAGGGCCACGGCGTCGACTGCGAGTCGATCCACGTGTCGAGCAGGGCGACCGCGCGCTTCGTGTGCACGACCGACGCAGACCACAACCAGATCGCCTCGTTCTACGCGGGCGCCATGTCCGAGTCGAGCGAGTGCCGCCTGGCGCCGGTGGCCGAGCGGCTCGGCGGGCTCGACCTGGTCCTCATCGCGCCCGACGACCCGGCCGGCATGCTGCGCCACACCGAGGAGTGCCGCGAGCGCGGCTACGCCTTCGCCGCCGACCCCAGCCAGCAGCTGGCCCGCATGCACCGCGACGAGGTGCGCGCGCTCGTGGAGGGCGCGACGTACCTGTTCACCAACGAGTACGAAGCGGCCCTGATCGAGCAGAAGACCGGTTGGTCGGCCGACGACCTGCTGCGCCGCGTGCGGACCCGCGTCACCACGCTGGGCCCGCTCGGCGTCCTCGTCGAGCGCCTCGGCGAGCCGTCGCTGCGCGTGGGTACTGTCCACGTCACCGAGCGCGTCGACCCGACCGGCGTCGGCGACGGCTTCCGCTCCGGCTTCCTCGCTGCGCTGTCGTGGGGCCTGTCGACCGAGCGCGCGTGCCAGCTGGGTGCGCTGGTCGCCGCGCACGTGCTGGAGACGATGGGCACCCAGGAGTACGTCCTGGACCCCGCCGCCTCGCTGGCCCGGCTCTCGGTGGCCTTCGGCCCCGAGGCCGCCGCCGAGATCGGCGCCCACCTGCCGGCGGTCGCGCAGCCCGCGCTCTAG
- the aat gene encoding leucyl/phenylalanyl-tRNA--protein transferase, whose amino-acid sequence MPVEPPPTPWRLPRADRSLAGEVVGIGADLEPGTLLAAYRAGLFPMRLDGLEGPLAWWSPDPRGVLPLDGLLVSRSLRRSLRRYTVTVDAAFDEVVAGCADPGRTGGWIDGDVAAAYSRLHALGWAHSLEVWTEGQELVGGLYGVATGGLFAGESMFSRATDASKVALVHLVELLRADGAPRLLDVQWRTEHLATLGVVAVPRRRYLRLLAQALGQPLPPAFDDGRG is encoded by the coding sequence GTGCCCGTGGAGCCGCCGCCCACGCCGTGGCGGCTGCCCCGCGCGGACCGCTCGCTGGCGGGCGAGGTCGTGGGCATCGGGGCCGACCTCGAGCCCGGGACGCTGCTCGCCGCCTACCGCGCCGGGCTCTTCCCGATGCGCCTCGACGGGCTCGAGGGCCCGCTCGCGTGGTGGTCGCCCGACCCGCGCGGGGTCCTGCCGCTCGACGGGCTCCTCGTCAGCCGCTCGCTGCGGCGCTCGCTGCGCCGCTACACCGTGACGGTCGACGCCGCGTTCGACGAGGTGGTCGCCGGCTGCGCCGACCCTGGGCGCACCGGCGGCTGGATCGACGGGGACGTCGCCGCGGCGTACTCCCGGCTCCACGCCCTGGGCTGGGCGCACTCGCTCGAGGTGTGGACCGAGGGCCAGGAGCTGGTCGGGGGCCTCTACGGCGTCGCCACCGGCGGACTGTTCGCGGGGGAGTCGATGTTCAGCCGGGCCACCGACGCCTCGAAGGTCGCGCTCGTGCACCTGGTCGAGCTGCTCCGGGCCGACGGCGCGCCACGGCTGCTCGACGTCCAGTGGCGCACCGAGCACCTGGCCACGCTCGGCGTGGTGGCCGTGCCGCGGCGCCGCTACCTGCGCCTGCTCGCCCAGGCGCTCGGGCAGCCGCTGCCCCCGGCGTTCGACGACGGCCGGGGCTGA
- a CDS encoding sulfurtransferase TusA family protein encodes MSALEEPLALEVDALGRRCPLPVVDLARAVPSVLVGALVAVVADDVAAAHDVPAWCRLRGQEFVGERARPVGTAYVVRRLV; translated from the coding sequence GTGAGCGCGCTCGAGGAGCCCCTGGCCCTGGAGGTCGACGCGCTCGGCCGGCGCTGCCCGCTGCCCGTCGTCGACCTGGCCCGGGCCGTGCCGTCGGTGCTGGTGGGTGCGCTGGTCGCGGTCGTCGCCGACGACGTCGCCGCCGCGCACGACGTGCCGGCGTGGTGCCGGCTGCGGGGCCAGGAGTTCGTCGGCGAGCGGGCGCGACCGGTCGGCACGGCCTACGTCGTGCGCCGCCTGGTCTGA
- a CDS encoding cysteine desulfurase family protein: MSEVARQALAAATADGWADPRRTYSEGRRARLLLDTARESVAASLGARADEVAFTPSGTLAAHLAVLGAHAGPPGERPVGRVVVSAVEHSSVLAAAAHTGAEVEAVGVDRLGRVDLDAFRAAVARDGVRVAALQSANHEVATTQPVAEALEVCREHRVPLVVDAAQSAGRAPLPPWDLLTASAHKWGGPPGVGVLAVRRGARWRSPWPEDDGAQGRVPGAPALPLVLAAALALEAAVADTADEGRRLAALVDRVRAEVPRRVPDVEVVGDPDGRLPHLVTFSCLYVDGEALVTELDRLGFAVGSGSACTASTLRPSHVLAAMGVLTHGNVRVSLPRGTTAATVDAFLDALPGAVSRVRERAGVQGL; the protein is encoded by the coding sequence ATGTCCGAGGTCGCGCGCCAGGCGCTGGCGGCGGCCACGGCCGACGGGTGGGCCGACCCCCGCCGCACCTACTCCGAGGGCCGCCGGGCCCGGCTCCTGCTCGACACCGCCCGCGAGTCGGTCGCCGCGAGCCTCGGCGCCCGCGCCGACGAGGTCGCCTTCACCCCCTCCGGCACGCTCGCCGCGCACCTGGCCGTGCTCGGGGCCCACGCCGGGCCGCCCGGGGAGCGGCCGGTGGGCCGGGTCGTCGTCAGCGCCGTCGAGCACTCCAGCGTGCTCGCGGCCGCCGCGCACACGGGCGCCGAGGTCGAGGCGGTCGGCGTCGACCGGCTCGGCCGCGTGGACCTCGACGCGTTCCGCGCCGCCGTCGCCCGCGACGGGGTCCGGGTCGCGGCTCTGCAGTCGGCCAACCACGAGGTCGCGACCACGCAGCCGGTCGCCGAGGCGCTCGAGGTGTGCAGGGAGCACCGCGTACCCCTCGTGGTCGACGCGGCGCAGAGCGCCGGTCGGGCACCGCTCCCCCCGTGGGACCTGCTGACCGCGAGCGCGCACAAGTGGGGCGGGCCGCCGGGCGTGGGGGTGCTCGCCGTGCGCCGCGGCGCCCGCTGGCGCTCGCCCTGGCCGGAGGACGACGGTGCGCAGGGCCGCGTGCCGGGGGCGCCGGCGCTGCCGCTCGTCCTGGCCGCCGCCCTGGCGCTCGAGGCAGCGGTCGCGGACACGGCGGACGAGGGAAGGCGCCTGGCTGCGCTGGTCGACCGGGTCCGGGCGGAGGTGCCGCGCCGGGTGCCCGACGTCGAGGTCGTGGGCGACCCCGACGGGCGGCTGCCGCACCTGGTGACCTTCTCGTGCCTCTACGTCGACGGCGAGGCGCTGGTGACCGAGCTCGACCGCCTCGGCTTCGCCGTCGGCTCCGGCTCGGCGTGCACGGCGAGCACCCTGCGCCCCAGCCACGTGCTGGCGGCGATGGGGGTGCTGACGCACGGCAACGTACGCGTGTCGCTCCCCCGCGGCACGACCGCGGCGACGGTCGACGCGTTCCTCGACGCGCTGCCCGGGGCGGTCTCCCGCGTCCGCGAGCGCGCAGGGGTGCAGGGCCTGTGA
- the ctaC gene encoding aa3-type cytochrome oxidase subunit II, translating to MRPYAPRASRHPRGTGPQVRSSALRPPLRRALLLAAPVALLLAGCTSQQEGEWKRGGLPEPASDNAKTMLTLWQGAWTVALLVGAIVWALIIGACIIYRRKATDTGLPPQVRYNLPVEVLYTTLPIVMVGVYFYFTAQDQNDINEVKGDATHHVTVVGKRWSWDFNYQEGSQGPDQAVYETGTDEHRPVLVLPVNEKVEFTVLTRDVIHSFWVTPFLYKRDLIPGITNRFELTPTKTGTFPGKCAELCGTYHSRMLFDVKIVSHDQYEAELQRLRDLGQVGLQGDQTGPRRTGANIKSESETRP from the coding sequence GTGCGTCCGTACGCTCCCCGAGCCTCGCGTCACCCGCGGGGGACCGGACCGCAGGTCCGGAGCTCGGCTCTCCGTCCACCGCTGCGGCGCGCGCTGCTGCTCGCGGCCCCGGTCGCCCTGCTGCTCGCCGGCTGCACCTCGCAGCAGGAGGGCGAGTGGAAGCGCGGCGGGCTCCCCGAGCCGGCCAGCGACAACGCGAAGACCATGCTGACGCTGTGGCAGGGCGCCTGGACCGTCGCGCTGCTCGTCGGCGCGATCGTGTGGGCGCTCATCATCGGCGCCTGCATCATCTACCGGCGCAAGGCGACCGACACCGGGCTGCCGCCGCAGGTGCGCTACAACCTGCCGGTCGAGGTGCTCTACACCACGCTCCCGATCGTCATGGTCGGCGTCTACTTCTACTTCACCGCGCAGGACCAGAACGACATCAACGAGGTCAAGGGCGACGCGACCCACCACGTGACCGTCGTCGGCAAGCGCTGGAGCTGGGACTTCAACTACCAGGAGGGCTCGCAGGGCCCCGACCAGGCGGTCTACGAGACCGGGACCGACGAGCACCGCCCGGTGCTGGTCCTCCCGGTCAACGAGAAGGTGGAGTTCACGGTCCTGACCCGTGACGTCATCCACTCGTTCTGGGTGACGCCCTTCCTCTACAAGCGCGACCTCATCCCCGGCATCACCAACCGGTTCGAGCTGACGCCCACCAAGACGGGCACGTTCCCGGGCAAGTGCGCCGAGCTCTGCGGCACCTACCACTCGCGCATGCTGTTCGACGTCAAGATCGTCAGCCACGACCAGTACGAAGCCGAGCTCCAGCGGCTGCGCGACCTCGGCCAGGTCGGCCTGCAGGGCGACCAGACCGGGCCCCGGCGCACCGGAGCGAACATCAAGAGCGAGAGCGAGACCCGGCCATGA
- the ctaD gene encoding aa3-type cytochrome oxidase subunit I, with translation MTAQAHPERLTESAIPVRKHKGALIVKWATSTDHKVIGYMYLITAFGFFLFGGVLALVMRTELARPGLQIVSEEQYNQLFTMHGLVMLLFFATPVFVGFGNIIMPLQIGTADVAFPRLNMFGFYLFLFGGLITISGFITPDGAADVGWYMYTPLSLSAFSPNIGTDLAVCGLIISGLGTILAGVNFITTIFCMRAPGMTMFRMSIFTWNILLTSVLVLMAFPVLAAALVVLYCDRKLGTHVFDPANGGAILWQHLFWFFGHPEVYIIAIPFFGIISEVIPVFSRKPIFGYKGLVFATIAISGLSVSVWAHHMYPTGAVNLPFFSFMTFLIAVPTGVKFFNWVGTMWRGSITFETPMLWAIGFLVTFLFGGLTGMILASPPLDFHLNDSYFVVAHFHYVVFGTVVFAMFSGFYFWWPKFTGKMLDERLGKLHFWLLFIGFHTTFLVQHWLGNEGMPRRYADYLAEDGFTTLNTVSTIGAFILGASMLPFLYNVWKTAKYAPRVMVDDPWGYGASLEWATSCPPPRHNFVELPRIRSERPAFDLHHPEVPRVDTATPGKTLLDQIAGEPDLEDR, from the coding sequence ATGACGGCTCAGGCGCACCCCGAGCGGCTCACCGAGAGCGCCATCCCGGTCCGCAAGCACAAGGGCGCCCTGATCGTCAAGTGGGCGACCTCGACCGATCACAAGGTGATCGGCTACATGTACCTCATCACCGCGTTCGGGTTCTTCCTGTTCGGCGGTGTGCTCGCCCTGGTCATGCGCACGGAGCTGGCGCGGCCGGGCCTGCAGATCGTGAGCGAGGAGCAGTACAACCAGCTCTTCACGATGCACGGCCTGGTCATGCTGCTGTTCTTCGCGACCCCGGTGTTCGTCGGGTTCGGCAACATCATCATGCCGCTGCAGATCGGCACGGCCGACGTGGCGTTCCCGCGCCTGAACATGTTCGGCTTCTACCTGTTCCTGTTCGGCGGCCTCATCACCATCTCGGGCTTCATCACCCCTGACGGCGCGGCCGACGTCGGCTGGTACATGTACACCCCGCTCTCGCTGTCGGCGTTCTCGCCGAACATCGGCACCGACCTCGCCGTCTGCGGCCTGATCATCTCCGGCCTCGGCACGATCCTCGCGGGCGTCAACTTCATCACCACGATCTTCTGCATGCGCGCGCCCGGCATGACGATGTTCCGCATGTCGATCTTCACCTGGAACATCCTGCTCACGAGCGTGCTCGTGCTCATGGCGTTCCCGGTGCTGGCCGCTGCGCTCGTGGTGCTCTACTGCGACCGCAAGCTCGGGACCCACGTCTTCGACCCGGCCAACGGCGGCGCCATCCTCTGGCAGCACCTGTTCTGGTTCTTCGGCCATCCCGAGGTCTACATCATCGCGATCCCGTTCTTCGGGATCATCAGCGAGGTCATCCCCGTCTTCAGCCGCAAGCCGATCTTCGGCTACAAGGGCCTCGTCTTCGCGACCATCGCCATCTCGGGCCTCTCGGTCAGCGTGTGGGCCCACCACATGTACCCCACCGGAGCGGTGAACCTGCCGTTCTTCTCGTTCATGACGTTCCTCATCGCGGTGCCCACCGGGGTGAAGTTCTTCAACTGGGTCGGCACGATGTGGCGGGGCTCGATCACGTTCGAGACGCCCATGCTGTGGGCGATCGGCTTCCTGGTCACCTTCCTCTTCGGCGGCCTGACCGGCATGATCCTCGCCTCGCCGCCGCTCGACTTCCACCTCAACGACTCCTACTTCGTCGTCGCCCACTTCCACTACGTGGTCTTCGGCACGGTCGTGTTCGCCATGTTCTCGGGCTTCTACTTCTGGTGGCCCAAGTTCACGGGCAAGATGCTCGACGAGCGCCTCGGCAAGCTGCACTTCTGGCTGCTGTTCATCGGCTTCCACACCACGTTCCTGGTCCAGCACTGGCTGGGCAACGAGGGCATGCCGCGCCGCTACGCCGACTACCTCGCCGAGGACGGCTTCACCACCCTCAACACGGTGTCGACGATCGGCGCGTTCATCCTCGGCGCCTCGATGCTGCCGTTCCTCTACAACGTGTGGAAGACCGCCAAGTACGCCCCGCGCGTGATGGTCGACGACCCGTGGGGCTACGGCGCCAGCCTCGAGTGGGCCACGTCGTGCCCGCCTCCGCGGCACAACTTCGTCGAGCTGCCGCGGATCCGCTCCGAGCGCCCGGCCTTCGACCTGCACCACCCGGAGGTCCCGCGCGTCGACACCGCGACGCCGGGCAAGACGCTGCTCGACCAGATCGCCGGCGAGCCTGACCTCGAGGACCGCTGA
- a CDS encoding cytochrome c oxidase subunit 4 yields the protein MKVEGLIFASGVVFFTILAIVYGVITGDPTGTTALAFTAGLAALVGFYTLFTGHRIGARPEDRLDAEIEENAGELGFFSPGSPWPLALGASVAVVALGLVFGWWLVGMGVIFLGYSVLGLIFEYYRGEHAH from the coding sequence ATGAAGGTCGAAGGTCTCATCTTCGCGTCGGGCGTGGTGTTCTTCACCATCCTGGCCATCGTCTACGGCGTGATCACCGGTGACCCGACCGGCACGACCGCCCTGGCCTTCACGGCCGGTCTGGCCGCGCTCGTCGGCTTCTACACGCTGTTCACCGGGCACCGCATCGGCGCCCGGCCCGAGGACCGGCTCGACGCCGAGATCGAGGAGAACGCCGGCGAGCTCGGCTTCTTCAGCCCGGGCAGCCCGTGGCCGCTGGCTCTGGGCGCCTCGGTCGCCGTCGTCGCCCTCGGCCTGGTCTTCGGCTGGTGGCTCGTCGGCATGGGCGTGATCTTCCTCGGCTACTCCGTGCTGGGCCTGATCTTCGAGTACTACCGCGGCGAGCACGCGCACTAG